From Stenotrophomonas nitritireducens, the proteins below share one genomic window:
- a CDS encoding alpha/beta hydrolase, with product MKAPRAWITALALLAAATANAAEAPATLAGRLLDQLDAGQYAAAEASFSPQMKAAVPADKLKAVWQSLPAQMGAAGPRGTAVTSEADGFRIVVIPLQYANGSLQARIALDKDDKVAGFLVQPAAAPPAPVPAADARYIEKDFSVPASGSASAALPGTLTLPKGKGPFPAIVLVHGSGPQDRDESIGPNRPFLDIARGLAAQGIAVLRYEKRSHARPQDFKTTFSIDDETTDDAVAAVRALAATADIDPKHLYLLGHSQGGLLAGRIAKAANGTLAGLVLLAAPARPILDLLAEQNRYMANLDGSVSTDEQAQLAALDAAIAAVRADPDARLMEVPGRFWQQLEQVDPIADARDSQLPILLLQGGRDFQVVDTDWQRWNQGLKGKHYRFRHYPALNHLGIAGEGKGSLQEYARPGHVDAALINDIAQWIKAQP from the coding sequence ATGAAAGCGCCGCGTGCATGGATCACAGCACTTGCACTGCTGGCGGCGGCAACCGCCAACGCCGCCGAGGCACCGGCCACACTGGCAGGCCGCCTGCTTGATCAACTCGATGCCGGGCAATACGCGGCCGCCGAAGCCAGCTTCTCGCCACAGATGAAAGCTGCAGTGCCGGCCGACAAACTCAAGGCGGTGTGGCAGTCATTGCCCGCACAGATGGGCGCGGCAGGCCCGCGCGGCACCGCGGTAACCAGCGAAGCGGACGGCTTCCGCATCGTCGTCATTCCGCTGCAGTACGCCAATGGCAGCCTGCAGGCCCGCATCGCACTGGACAAGGATGACAAGGTTGCCGGCTTCCTGGTACAGCCTGCCGCCGCGCCGCCGGCACCCGTACCGGCCGCCGATGCCCGCTATATCGAGAAGGATTTCAGCGTACCTGCCAGCGGCAGCGCGAGCGCCGCCCTGCCCGGCACGCTGACCTTGCCCAAGGGCAAGGGCCCCTTCCCCGCCATCGTGCTGGTACACGGCTCCGGGCCGCAGGACCGCGATGAAAGCATCGGCCCGAATCGTCCCTTCCTCGACATCGCGCGCGGCCTGGCCGCGCAGGGCATCGCCGTGCTGCGTTACGAAAAACGCAGCCATGCGCGCCCGCAGGATTTCAAGACGACTTTCAGCATCGATGATGAAACAACGGACGATGCCGTGGCCGCAGTGCGTGCGCTGGCCGCTACAGCGGATATCGATCCCAAGCATCTCTACCTGCTCGGCCATAGCCAGGGCGGACTGCTGGCCGGCCGCATTGCCAAGGCCGCCAACGGCACGCTGGCGGGGTTGGTGCTGCTTGCTGCACCGGCACGCCCCATCCTCGATCTGCTGGCCGAACAGAACCGCTACATGGCCAATCTCGATGGCAGCGTCAGCACCGACGAACAGGCGCAGCTGGCAGCGCTGGATGCCGCCATTGCTGCCGTGCGTGCCGATCCAGACGCACGGCTGATGGAGGTCCCCGGCCGCTTCTGGCAGCAGTTGGAACAGGTCGACCCGATTGCCGATGCGCGCGACAGCCAACTGCCCATCTTGCTGCTGCAGGGCGGCCGTGACTTCCAGGTGGTTGACACCGATTGGCAGCGATGGAACCAGGGCCTGAAAGGCAAGCATTACCGCTTCCGGCACTACCCCGCACTCAATCACCTCGGAATCGCCGGTGAAGGCAAGGGTTCGCTGCAGGAATATGCACGCCCCGGCCATGTCGATGCCGCGCTGATCAACGACATCGCTCAGTGGATCAAGGCACAGCCGTGA
- a CDS encoding PH domain-containing protein — translation MSSRSNASASSSAAFKVAAPTSSLLFWLWAPMLLVLSIDPLIRLFAGKLPFEAAFNSWGGWLVLPLVGIALTLAYRRRELRVEPQQLTIAATLYTRRVPLSSMWLDRARIVNFAENPDFKPGMKSNGLQFPGFRAGHFHMKGGGKCFCLITDDSRVLVIPLRDGNSVLVSPEQPRALLDELRRLAGNGARA, via the coding sequence GTGAGCAGCCGCAGCAACGCCAGCGCATCCTCATCGGCAGCGTTCAAGGTCGCTGCGCCAACCAGCTCGCTGCTGTTCTGGCTATGGGCGCCGATGCTGCTGGTACTCAGCATCGACCCCTTGATCAGGCTGTTCGCAGGCAAGCTGCCGTTCGAGGCGGCATTCAATTCCTGGGGTGGCTGGCTGGTGCTGCCGCTGGTCGGCATCGCCTTGACCCTGGCGTATCGCCGCCGCGAACTACGCGTGGAACCGCAGCAACTGACCATCGCCGCCACCTTGTACACGCGGCGCGTGCCGCTGAGTTCGATGTGGCTGGATCGTGCGCGCATCGTCAACTTCGCCGAGAACCCCGACTTCAAGCCCGGCATGAAATCCAACGGCCTCCAGTTCCCGGGGTTTCGCGCCGGCCACTTCCATATGAAGGGTGGCGGCAAGTGTTTCTGCCTGATCACCGATGACAGCCGCGTGCTGGTCATTCCGCTGCGCGACGGCAACAGCGTGCTGGTCAGCCCCGAGCAGCCGCGCGCACTGCTGGATGAACTCAGGCGACTGGCCGGCAACGGCGCGCGGGCCTAA
- a CDS encoding M15 family metallopeptidase, giving the protein MRNAPHILLNTPDIEIWPGGLLRARSSDDARILARASHVLRRKRDGRYLAAQLRGGLMPLVNRLADEPGIDFALTALDTLRTQPARIPPPAGTLPLLQLHLHLQQLDLDADAYAEQTGLPLVAEPAHLHLAGFDRYRRPLWLTAAAARGWQRIQQAAAIDGVALDAISGYRSHAYQLGIFERKLARGLRVDEILTVNAAPGYSEHHGGDALDISTPGEPPAEESFEHTAGFAWLQQHAARFGFHMSYPRDNPHGIVYEPWHWCYRRAEALL; this is encoded by the coding sequence ATGCGCAACGCCCCCCATATCCTGCTCAACACCCCCGACATCGAAATCTGGCCGGGCGGCCTGCTGCGTGCACGCAGCAGCGACGATGCCCGCATTCTCGCTCGCGCAAGCCATGTGCTGCGACGCAAGCGCGACGGCCGCTATCTGGCCGCGCAGCTGCGCGGCGGGCTGATGCCGCTGGTGAACCGGTTGGCAGACGAACCCGGCATCGACTTCGCATTGACCGCACTCGACACCCTGCGTACCCAACCCGCACGCATTCCGCCGCCAGCGGGTACGCTGCCGCTGCTGCAATTGCACCTGCATCTGCAGCAGCTGGACCTGGATGCCGATGCCTATGCCGAACAGACCGGCCTGCCGCTGGTCGCCGAACCTGCGCATCTGCACCTCGCCGGCTTTGATCGCTACCGCCGTCCACTCTGGCTGACGGCCGCTGCAGCGCGCGGCTGGCAGCGCATACAGCAGGCCGCTGCCATCGACGGCGTGGCACTGGATGCGATCTCCGGCTACCGCAGCCACGCCTATCAACTCGGCATTTTTGAACGCAAGCTGGCACGTGGCCTGCGCGTGGACGAGATCCTCACCGTCAACGCCGCCCCCGGCTACAGCGAGCACCACGGCGGCGATGCGCTGGACATCAGCACGCCCGGCGAACCGCCGGCCGAAGAATCCTTCGAGCACACCGCCGGGTTTGCCTGGCTACAGCAGCATGCAGCGCGGTTCGGTTTCCACATGAGCTACCCGCGCGACAACCCGCACGGCATCGTCTACGAGCCCTGGCATTGGTGTTACCGCCGCGCGGAAGCGTTGTTGTAG
- a CDS encoding DNA-3-methyladenine glycosylase family protein produces MPRYGRGFDIDAAQTHLQRVDKRLASWMRRVGPLPAPEGWARRFDPVDALARAILFQQLSGKAASTIVGRVETAIGSKRLHAASLDLIDDAALRTCGVSGNKALALRDLTRREAAGELPNLRQMALMDHHAIVDAWLPVRGIGRWTVEMMLMFRLGRPDILPVDDLGIRKGAQRVDGGETMLTPKALAERGERWGPYRTWASLYLWRIADFSTEPKQKTNRSQD; encoded by the coding sequence ATGCCCCGTTACGGCCGCGGTTTCGATATCGATGCGGCGCAGACGCATCTGCAGCGGGTAGATAAGCGCCTGGCCAGCTGGATGCGCCGCGTAGGGCCATTGCCTGCCCCGGAAGGCTGGGCCCGTCGCTTCGATCCGGTGGATGCATTGGCACGGGCTATCCTGTTCCAACAGCTCAGTGGCAAGGCTGCCTCGACCATCGTCGGGCGGGTGGAAACGGCGATTGGCAGCAAGCGCCTGCATGCGGCCAGCCTGGATCTGATTGACGATGCCGCGCTGCGCACCTGCGGCGTCTCCGGCAACAAGGCGCTGGCATTGCGCGACCTGACGCGGCGCGAGGCCGCGGGCGAATTGCCTAACCTGCGGCAGATGGCGCTGATGGATCACCACGCCATCGTTGATGCCTGGCTGCCGGTGCGCGGGATTGGTCGCTGGACCGTGGAGATGATGCTGATGTTCCGGCTTGGGCGGCCGGACATCCTGCCGGTGGACGACCTCGGCATCCGCAAGGGTGCCCAACGTGTTGATGGCGGTGAGACCATGCTGACCCCCAAGGCCCTGGCCGAGCGCGGTGAGCGTTGGGGCCCATACCGGACCTGGGCCAGCCTCTATCTGTGGCGCATCGCCGATTTCAGCACCGAGCCCAAACAAAAGACCAACCGCTCGCAGGACTGA
- a CDS encoding DUF423 domain-containing protein — MLGVERRMRKPSFLAFCGGLLAAAAVGLSAYASHGVSDALAQSHLNTAALYAFGHGVVLVCLGAASLNQLGRGALYVLLVGTLLFSGSLAGNVLMQWPTTLAPAGGMTLMGGWVLLALSALRR, encoded by the coding sequence ATGTTGGGAGTGGAACGGCGGATGCGTAAGCCCTCGTTTCTTGCGTTCTGTGGCGGCCTGCTGGCAGCGGCGGCGGTCGGGCTTTCGGCCTATGCGTCGCATGGTGTGAGCGATGCGCTGGCGCAGTCGCATCTGAACACGGCGGCGCTGTATGCCTTCGGCCATGGCGTCGTGCTGGTGTGTCTTGGCGCGGCCTCGTTGAACCAGCTCGGGCGCGGCGCGCTGTATGTGTTGCTGGTGGGGACGTTGCTGTTCTCCGGCAGCCTGGCAGGCAATGTGCTGATGCAGTGGCCGACCACCTTGGCGCCCGCCGGTGGCATGACCTTGATGGGCGGCTGGGTGCTGCTGGCACTCAGCGCGCTGCGTCGCTGA